ACCGCGACGTGTACGCGCATTGGTGCGAGTGCGCTGACCACGAACCGGGAGCATACGCCGATGGCGCATGCCGCGGTACGAACCGATCTCCTGCAAGCGCTTGATGTTACCGAGGACTTCACGGCGGAGGTCACCTTCAACCGTGTAGTTACCGGTAATATACTCGCGGAGCTGTTGAACCTGCGCTTCGGTCAGGTCCTGTACGCGGATATTGGGGTCAATGCCCGTGCCAGCCAGAATCTGGTGGCAGCGGGTCTTGCCGATGCCGAAAATATACTGAAGACCGATTTCGACCCGCTTATTACGGGGAAGGTCGACACCCTCGATACGCGCCATAACCTAATCCTATCCTTGCCGCTGCTTGTGCTTGGGGTTGGAGCAAATGACCATCACCCGACCATGACGCTTAATAACGCGGCATTTTGGGCAGCGGGGCTTGATTGACGTTGCTACTTTCATAGTCCGCATGTCCTCAAAACAAACCGTGCATGACAGGCGTGCTAGTATAACAGCCCAGCCCCTGCCCTGTCTACGGTAGAGTTGATAGATGGTTTTGACGTGCTGCACTGTGCAGACGCACCACAGCCCGAAGAGTATATTGGTCGGGCGCACTTATTTCCAGAGGGAATTTCCGGTTATACTCAGCAGGCGTGGATTTTAGCGAACTGAGAAGCCGATGTTATCAATCGTGCGGGCGTGCGCGCTGGATGGGCTTGACGGATGTGTGATCGACGTTGAGACCGACTTCAACCCGCGGGCGCAGATACCGAATTTCATCATTGTAGGGCTGCCTGACAATGCCGTCAAGGAAAGCAGAGAGCGCGTGCGGGCCTCGATCAAGAATTCAGGCCTGCAGTTCCCGCCGAAGGTGTTCGTCGTCAACCTCTCCCCTGCTGACATTGTCAAACAGGGTCCAGGGTTCGATCTTGCGATCGCCATAGGTGTGCTGGCGGCGACGGATCAGGTGCCACTGGAGTCGACCCATAACGCGATGTTCATTGGTGAACTGTCGCTCGATGGTACGGTCAGGCACGTCAAGGGCATTCTGCCAATGGCTCATACCGCAGTCCAGAACGGTATTCCCAATCTGTACTGTTCACAGGAGGACGCTCCGATCGCAGCGCTGGTAGACGGCGTGAGTGTCTACGCGGTGCCGACTCTGGGTGCATTGGTCGAGCACCTGTTTGGGCTCAAGCCGATCGAGATGACGGAACGGCGGCCATTTCAGGATGACAGCGACACGCTACCCGAGGGTGTGGTCGATTTCGCAGACATCAAGGGTCAGGAGCAGATCAAGCGCGCGCTTGAGATCGCCGCTGGCGGTAACCATAACCTGTTGATGGTCGGCTCACCGGGCGTTGGCAAAACGCTGCTGGCGCGGGCGATGCCGGGCATTTTGCCGCCGTTGGATTTCAACGAGGCGCTGGAAGTCTCGCGGATCTATTCGGTGGCCGATATGCTGAGCGCCGATCAACCCCTGATCCGGCGGCGTCCATTCCGCGCACCCCATCACACGACCAGTCAGGCCGGATTGATCGGCGGCGGCAACCCGCCCAAACCGGGCGAAATTACCCTGAGCCACCGAGGGCTGTTGTTTCTGGACGAAATGCCGGAGCTGGCGCAGGCCACACTTGAGGTGCTCCGCCAGCCGATTGAAGACCGCGTAGTGACGATCAGCCGCGCGAAGGCCAGCATTACCATGCCAGCGAATTTCCTTCTGATCGGGGCGATGAATCCGTGTCCGTGCGGATATTTTGGGGATACGCTGCGCGCCTGCACCTGCACACCAAATATGATCCAACGGTACCAAAGCAAACTGTCTGGTCCGTTGATGGATCGAATCGACATCCATATCACTGTGCCGCGCGTCGATCAGGCAAAACTGGTGAGCCATTCACGGGCCGAACCGTCGCCGGCGATACGCCAGCGCGTGGTGATGGCGCGTGAACGGCAGCGCGACCGGTTCCGCGATCATCCGCATGCGCGCACGAATTCGGATATGACGGTCAGCGACATCATGGAGTTTTGCGAACTTACGAAAGAGGCGCAGTCGATTGTCGACCTTTCGATGAAGCGACTGCAATTGAGCGCGCGTGCGTATCATCGCGTGTTGAAGCTGGCGCGGACGATTGCCGACCTTGCCGACTCGGACAAGATCGAGATGCCGCACGTTGCCGAAGCGGTGCAGTACCGGCCGCGGCCGCAATCGTAATGGCGGCATGAGCATGCAGATTTCACCGAACGCGCCCTGCCCCTGCCACAGCGGCGCAAAATATAAGAAGTGCTGCCGGCCCTACCACGATGGGACGCCTGCGCCGACGGCGGAAGCATTGATGCGCTCGCGCTACAGCGCTTATGTGTTGAACCGCGCCGACTACATCATGCAGACGACCGATCCCAACGGCCCGATGTGGCAAACAGACAGCGCTGCGTGGCGCGCAGCGCTGGAAGGGTTCAGCAGACAGACGCGCTTTGTCGGGCTGACCATTCTGGCAGTAGACGCCGATACGGTCACATTTCACGCCGCGCTCTTTCAAGACACACGGGATGTCTCGTTTACAGAAATCAGCGTATTCCGCCAGAGAGGCGGACGTTGGCTGTACGTATCGGCGCTCGAAACGAAGAGTGCGACGCGCGAACAGACTGAGCGCTAAGGGATCGTGCATTCTTGTCGGTGGAGACACCGTTCTCTAGCGTCCGCGAGAGACTTGTGCCCCTCGCTCACTCATCTGCAAGGTGCAGGAACGCGAACTCCAGTCAGGATAGGGAGACGAAACCCGGGAGAACATTCTCCGGGGCCGGGAGGCTTCAGGCGCCGGCAACATGCTTTGCGATGATCTGCGCGTTATGAAGGAGATCAGGCCACCAGGATTCACGCACGGCGGGGTCATTTGTCTGGGTTGCGCCATCGATTACGACCGTCAGCAGGCGAGAGATCATGCGCGTGAAAACCGGCTCGCTCAGGTTGACCATGATATCGCCGTAACTCCAGAGATTCACGCCGTCGAAGTGGGCTGATTCGTCGGCCTCAGGCGCATTGGGGTTCGGGTAAGAGTAACCACGCATATCAAGGCCAAAGCCCGTACGCTTAGCCACGTTCTCGGCGATATAGCGGATATCGCGCCAACCGCCGATGTAGAGAAATGCCGCAACTACCCGCTGCAGCGGATCAGTCAACTCCGCGAAATTGATCTGGACCAGAAACTGCGTCGGGTCATCTGACCAGACAATAGAGATTTGAGCGACAAGCTGTTCAGATATGCGTGGGATCATTCGCGCTCTCTGTTAAACTGGATAGAAGGTGTCAACGGCAACCTTCGGCGTATTGTAGTAGCCCTCGAACGTATAGGTGCCATCACTGACCCTGAAGCCCGGGGTATTCTTGTCAAAGGTACAGTTCTTGATGCCGCGCCAAAGGCCGTTTACCGCCTTATCGCCCCAATCGTTGATGTCGGTTGTCAGGTCTTTGATGAGAGTCTTGAAACCGGTCCCACGTACTGAGCCATCGGGATAGTAGAGCGTATAGGTGACTTCAGAGACAGTGCCAGCCTTCTGGACGACAAAAGCGCCGCGTTTCTGACCGGTCGGACCGTTGATAACGGTATTGAGATAATTCTCAAAGACGACTTTGTCATGCCCGCCAGAAATCTGGTTGCTGCCGTTGATTGCGATATTGGTGAGATGCGCCTTGGCAGGGCCATCAACCCCGACGAAATCCTTGAGCCATTGGGCGCCATATTTCTTGAGCGCATTGGCTTTGAGCCCCTTGACCTTAACCCTGTCTTTGAGGACGGCATAGGTCATGGTGGTGACATAGACTTTGAATTCGGGGATAGTGAACTCGGTATAAAAGTCGATCACCCCATCGAGGGTGAAGTCCGTCACGTAGCGGTTCTTGAAATCCTTCACGTCGAATTCAGTGACCAGGGCGACGAACTTCTCCACCGTGATTTTTGAGATCAGCTTTTTGAGTTCGTCGACTGTGTATTCCTTCTGCCATTCGCAGAATTTGGGGATTTTGATCGCAGCAAGGTGCGCCTTGATTGTTACGACGCTGGGCGAGTTGACCCACTCTTTCCACTTGGCATAGGTGATCTCTGCCTCAATCTGCTGCATCGTCGCCACGTCGAAATCACGCATGATGCGCTTGAGATTGTCCTTGTCACAATCCTTGAGATAGGTGTCCTTGAACTCTGTGTAGTAAGCCTTAGTCTTTACCAGACCGATTTCGGCGCTTTTCAGCGCGTAGATGAGCAGGTCATATCCCATGGTGGCGAGCAGGAGTTTCAACTCGGCTTTGTCCGGGATGAAGGTCAGCAGTTCATCCAGAGCAATCTGGGTGCCGACGGTCGTTCTCAACTCCGTAATGAGCGCCTGTTCGACGGTGTCGGCAGTATTTGCCTGCTGCTCGGAAACGGCAGACAGGCTGGCGGAGTCCTGCGCGCGGGTCGCGTCCCCTTCAGCGAGAACAGCGGCTTCCTGGGAGCCTTTCACGTTTTGAATGGCCGCCGGATCGGTCGCTTTGGCGTTGGCAACATTGAAGCTTTCCTGCGCGACCCCCAGGTCGATCATGCCGCGATCGAATTCAGACGAGGCCTGCTGCAAAGCCAACTCGGCGAGTGCGACAGACGACCTCGCCGACGCAATTGCGGATTCGGCGGCACTGGTCATGCCTTCTGCCATATAGGGCTCGGCCTGCCCCTCTGCCAGAACGATATTGAGTGATTCGAGCGCTTTCTCTTCTTTGGCGAGAGTCGCTTTTGCGGCGTCAAGCTGTTTCTCGTGGTTGGTCTTGACCAGCGCCAATTCTTCGGCGTTCGATTTTGCCGTTTCGAGGAGTTTCTGGAAGTTTTCGGCGGCCTTTTTGGCCTCATCCATCGCGGCCTGGGCCTCGGTCGCCTTTTCGCGGGCTTTCTGCGCCTCGTCCGCCTTAGTTATTGCCAGAAGTTTGGCCGTTGCCAGCGTGTCGGCGTGACCGGCAGCACGCCTACTAAAGGCATCCAGTGCGGTTGCTACCGCCTGCGCCTCCTTGATTGACTGGGCAGTCGTTCGCATTGCTGCAAGGGCGTCGCTGGCAGATGTCCTGGACGACGAGACGGGCAGTTTTTCGTATTCGACACCCGCCTTGACAATTTCACCGTCCACCATGGCGATGAACCCGGGAAATTTGGCCAATGCGTCGGCGGTGCTCTTTTTGGCTTTTTCGGCCGTGGCTAAGCCCGCCGCGATCTGATCGGCCTTAGAAGCCGACACGATCGCACTCAGACCACCGCGCGCCAACTCAATCTGCCTGTTAAACGCCGAGGTCGTTTGATCGACGACGGTGCCGAACTTCGCCGCCACGCCGGTCTTGAGCTTGATGATCGCCTTTAGGATTTCCACATTCTTGTTATTTGCGACAATCAGCGACTCGATCTTGTTCTTTGCGTTGGTGGCGTTGGTCAGTGCCTGTTGGGCAGGCGCCTTCCAGCCGGGATCGGTGATGGTCGAGAATTCCCGATTCGCCGTCACCAGGCAGGCATTCGCCTCGATGAGACACTGCGCGAGCTGTTCGGTCGTGACATCGATCGCTTCTGCCCGGATGCGGATCTTATCGATCTTGTCTTTTTCGTCTTTTACGGCCTTGAGCGCTTTGTCGTCTTTGTGGCGCGCGATGGTATTGCCAGACATGCGCTGATTGACGCTGACAATTCGCTGCAGGTGACGGTTGCCGACCAACCGCTGCATACGCATGACGAAAGAGGGCGTGAGAAGTGGGCTAGCTTCGACTGACTCCCCCGACACGAGATCTGGTTGAACCGGTTGCGACTGGCTGTGATGTTGGGTTGAAGACGCCTTGTGTTCGGGCGTTGAATGATCAGTCACGCAAACTCTCCAAAGTTCTCGTAATAATCGTAACGTAATTACGCAAATACTGCTTGAGTTTGCTCAACACAGGAGGCGCGGGGGATGGCGGGAGGCGGGCGTCGTAGTGCGAGGATGCAGAGGCGGGGGTGCTTCGGGGCGAAAACAAAGCCTCGCGGACAGGCTCAATAGAACCTGAGGCGCGAGGCAAAAAGGTTTAGGCGTCGAGGTTTAGCTCAGCTTGCTAGGCCATATCGCGCGAGATCTTCTGCGCCTGATATGGCTCGATTACCAACTGCATCTGACGGATCAACCGATTGACATACGGGTTGTGCACCACCGGCATTTCGATTTCCTGGTTGTCGTTGGTCAGGCGGCAGTGATATACACGGACACGGCGGTTGCCCCCGAAGTGCTTATATTCCATATAGATTGTCTGTTTCAACTCCCACCCCATCATAATGGCGGTGATCAGGGAGTCGCCCCCGCCGAATTTCTCGGTGTCAGGGGACCAGTGCTGATAGACATCCATGTACTCTGCGTGATAGTTGGAGGGATTACGACCGATCATGCTGCCAATCCTCGCAATTCAGGCGATCCACGTAACTAACGAATACAACAGTAAAGTTAAATTCGGATAAACAACATCAAAGCAACTGTTGATACCGAGATTAACTCACTTTTGTGCGTTTTGCACTAAGCCCAGATCAGTCAAAGGACCATGGTCTTACCTTGCATGCTATAATTCGCCCAAGTCGATCGTGCATTTTGATTCCTCAATAAAGGAGCGGGTCGTGCCGCCTATTATCAGCATCGCTGACATTGCTAAGTACGACGGGCAGGAAGTGACTGTCCGCGGCTGGGTCTATAACAAAACAGGTAAAGGAAAACTGGCATTTGTACTATTGCGCGACGGTTCGGGGATACTGAACTGCGTGGCCTTCAAGCCAAACCTGCCGGAAGAGCAGTTCGAACGCGCGGATAAGGTGACGCAGGAATCGTCGGTCAAGATCACGGGGACGGTGCGCAAAGACGAGCGTGCGAAGGGTTTTCCGGGCGGATATGAATTGGATGTGAAAACCTTCGAAGTACTTCAGCTCACCCATGAATATCCGATCGGCCCCAAAGAGCACGGGACCGAATTCCTGATGGACAACCGGCATCTCTGGCTGCGTTCACAGCGTCAGTGGGCGATCCTGCGCATCCGGTCGACGATCATCAGCGCGATGCGGAACTGGCTGGACGACAACGGCTATCTGTTGGTGGACTGCCCGATCATCACACCGGCCGCCGGCGAAGAGACAACCACGCTGTTCAAGCTGGACTACTTTGGCGAACCTGCCTTCCTGTCTCAAACTGGCCAGCTTTACAACGAAGCCAATATGATGGCGTTCGGTAAGGTGTACTGCTTCGGGCCGACCTTTCGGGCGGAGAAATCAAAGACCCGGCGCCATCTGATCGAGTTCTGGATGCTCGAGCCGGAAATGGCGTTCTACAGCCTCGAAGACCTGATGGACATGGAAGAGCAGTTTGTCACGCATATCGTCAAGACCGTGCTCGAGAAGCACCGCATGGAGCTGGAGATTATCGAGCGCGACCCGGCGAAACTGGAAGCCATCATTGCCCCGTTTCCACGCATCAGCTATGACGACGCCATACAGCGGCTCGCCGAACTGCGTGAACAGACGGACGACCCGGAAAAGAAGGAACTGCTCAAAATCGAATGGGGTGACGACTTCGGCAGCCCACACGAAACAGCACTGACCGAACTGTTCGACCGTCCGGTGTTTGTGTACCACTACCCGTCAGCGGTGAAGGCGTTCTATATGCAGCCGGTTGATGGCCGGCCCGAAGTGTGCCGCAGCGTCGATCTGCTTGCCCCAGAAGGGTACGGCGAGATCACCGGCGGCAGCGAGCGGATCTGGGACGAGAAACTGATCGAGGAACGGGTGGCCACGATTGGAATCACGCGGGAAGCGTACGCGTGGTATCTCGATCTGCGGAAATTCGGCAGCGTTCCCCATGCAGGCTTTGGCAT
Above is a window of Candidatus Flexicrinis proximus DNA encoding:
- a CDS encoding SEC-C domain-containing protein; the protein is MQISPNAPCPCHSGAKYKKCCRPYHDGTPAPTAEALMRSRYSAYVLNRADYIMQTTDPNGPMWQTDSAAWRAALEGFSRQTRFVGLTILAVDADTVTFHAALFQDTRDVSFTEISVFRQRGGRWLYVSALETKSATREQTER
- a CDS encoding YifB family Mg chelatase-like AAA ATPase; the protein is MLSIVRACALDGLDGCVIDVETDFNPRAQIPNFIIVGLPDNAVKESRERVRASIKNSGLQFPPKVFVVNLSPADIVKQGPGFDLAIAIGVLAATDQVPLESTHNAMFIGELSLDGTVRHVKGILPMAHTAVQNGIPNLYCSQEDAPIAALVDGVSVYAVPTLGALVEHLFGLKPIEMTERRPFQDDSDTLPEGVVDFADIKGQEQIKRALEIAAGGNHNLLMVGSPGVGKTLLARAMPGILPPLDFNEALEVSRIYSVADMLSADQPLIRRRPFRAPHHTTSQAGLIGGGNPPKPGEITLSHRGLLFLDEMPELAQATLEVLRQPIEDRVVTISRAKASITMPANFLLIGAMNPCPCGYFGDTLRACTCTPNMIQRYQSKLSGPLMDRIDIHITVPRVDQAKLVSHSRAEPSPAIRQRVVMARERQRDRFRDHPHARTNSDMTVSDIMEFCELTKEAQSIVDLSMKRLQLSARAYHRVLKLARTIADLADSDKIEMPHVAEAVQYRPRPQS
- the rpmJ gene encoding 50S ribosomal protein L36 yields the protein MKVATSIKPRCPKCRVIKRHGRVMVICSNPKHKQRQG
- the rpsM gene encoding 30S ribosomal protein S13, encoding MARIEGVDLPRNKRVEIGLQYIFGIGKTRCHQILAGTGIDPNIRVQDLTEAQVQQLREYITGNYTVEGDLRREVLGNIKRLQEIGSYRGMRHRRMLPVRGQRTRTNARTRRGIKKTVPGRGRKKGTAKK
- the asnS gene encoding asparagine--tRNA ligase yields the protein MPPIISIADIAKYDGQEVTVRGWVYNKTGKGKLAFVLLRDGSGILNCVAFKPNLPEEQFERADKVTQESSVKITGTVRKDERAKGFPGGYELDVKTFEVLQLTHEYPIGPKEHGTEFLMDNRHLWLRSQRQWAILRIRSTIISAMRNWLDDNGYLLVDCPIITPAAGEETTTLFKLDYFGEPAFLSQTGQLYNEANMMAFGKVYCFGPTFRAEKSKTRRHLIEFWMLEPEMAFYSLEDLMDMEEQFVTHIVKTVLEKHRMELEIIERDPAKLEAIIAPFPRISYDDAIQRLAELREQTDDPEKKELLKIEWGDDFGSPHETALTELFDRPVFVYHYPSAVKAFYMQPVDGRPEVCRSVDLLAPEGYGEITGGSERIWDEKLIEERVATIGITREAYAWYLDLRKFGSVPHAGFGIGLERAVAWICGLPHIRETIPYPRMLSRNYP